The sequence GCGGAATTGCTTGACGGGAGAATTTATGACATGGCGCCCCCTTCTCCTTTGCATCAGGAACTTGTTGCAGTACTGACAACTTCGCTGCAAAACTACATTGCAAAAAAACATGGGAACTGCAAAGTTTATCCAGCGCCATTTGCAGTGTTTATCAAAGAGGATGATTCTAATTATGTGGAACCGGATATTAGTTTGGTATGTGACCATAATAAAATTTCAAACCGTGGCTGTGAAGGAGCGCCTGACTTTATTATTGAAATTGTTTCTCCAAGCAGTCGGAAAATGGATTATTCTACAAAAAATGCGCTTTATGCAGATGCAGGAGTTCGAGAATACTGGATTGTCGATCCGGCTAGAGAACGCACTACCATATATCGTTACGAAGAAGATGTCGCGCCTGTTATCATTCCTTTTGGCGATACAATTAAATTAAAAGTATATGAGGATTTTCAAATCTGCATTTCTGATTTGTTAAAATAGGTATTGAAAGGAAAGGTTTATTACAGAATATGGATGATGCATACAAGAAAAAATGGAAATAAGTTATAGGAGTATTTCTCTGAAATATGAAAGTGAAGAAGGGGAACAGATATTTTGCAAAGGATCAGGAGAGGATTATCTGTACACGATCAGTTATAAGGCAGTTGGAGATCAGATAGAAAAAGTATCACTTTGGTTTTCGGAAAAACAACTGCTTTCTGATGGAGAAAAAGAGAGAAATTTTCAATATAATGAATCTTTGTTTGCACTAGACTCTTTTGAGACAGAGAGTGTCAAATACTGTTTAGATAAAATGCGCAAAAAGGACAATTTTATATAAATGTGGCGAAATAAGAGTAGCAGAGTGGGAAAAAATATTCTCACTCTGTTATTTTATTTCGGTAAAGTATTGACACGAAATGTATAATTGTATACAATTATACAAAACTGGAATAAAGAAAAGAGGATGACCATGGAGAATAGAAAAGTATTTATGAATCAACATAATAATCTGTTAGAACTTGAGGAACATATGTATCCTCTGGTGGATGTGGAGACACCGAACATTTTCCGCAATCTATTTCCGTATGATGAGATTCCAAAGATTGCCTTCAATGACCGAATCGTGCCTCATCACATGCCGGATGAAATCTGGATTACCGATACGACATTCCGTGATGGACAGCAGTCGAGAGCGCCTTATTCTACAGAACAGATTGTCACATTGTATGATTATTTTCACAGACTTGGTGGTCCGAAAGGAAAGATCCGCCAGTGCGAATTTTTCCTATATAGTAAAAAAGACCGGGACGCAGTTTACAAATGTATGGAGAGAGGATACGAATTTCCGGAGGTGACAAGCTGGATTCGTGCAAGCAAGAAAGATTTTCAACTTGTAAAAGATATCGGAATGAAAGAGACTGGGATTTTGGTCAGCTGTTCTGATTACCATATTTTTTACAAACTGAATATGACAAGAAGACAGGCGATGGAGCATTACCTTTCGATTGTAAGAGAATGTTTGGAAATTGGTGTCAGTCCGAGATGTCATCTGGAGGATATTACACGTTCGGATATTTATGGATTTGTCATTCCGTTTTGTCTGGAATTGATGAAATTGCGTGAGGAATATCAAATTCCCGTAAAGGTGCGTGTTTGTGATACAATGGGATACGGTGTCAATTATCCGGGGGCTGTGATTCCGCGATCAATTCCGGGAATCATATACGGTCTGATGGTTCACGCAGGTGTGCCAAGTGAGTTGATTGAATTTCACGGACATAATGACTTTTATAAGGCGGTCAGCAACTCCACGACAGCTTGGCTGTATGGTGCAAGCGGCGTAAACTGTTCTTTGTTTGGAATCGGTGAGCGTACAGGAAATACACCGCTTGAAGCAATGGTGTTTGAATATGCGCAACTTCGTGGAACTTTAGACGGAATGGATACGACAGTCATCACAGAGATGGTGGAGTATTACGAGAAAGAGATTGGATATCGTGTGCCGTCAAGAACTCCGTTTGTCGGAAAGAACTTTAATGTGACAAGAGCCGGTATTCACGCCGATGGACTTCTGAAAAATGAGGAGATTTACAATATTTTTGATACGGATAAATTCCTGAACCGTCCGGTTCTTGTTGCGGTATCCAACACATCGGGGCTTGCGGGAATTGCACATTGGATCAATGCATATTACAAGTTGAAAGGTGACCGTGCTATTGACAAAAATTCACCATTGGTAGCGAAGGTAAAAGAATGGGTAGATGCAGAGTATGAATCCGGACGTGTGACTGTTTTGACAGATGACGAATTGGTACGTGTGATCACAGATGCCTGTCATGAGTTGCAGATAATTTTATAGTGGAGGCAGAAGATGGAAGAATATCAGGAGTATTCGCTCCGTGGAAGAGTCTTTCAAAAAATCAGAGATGGTATTTTGAAGGGCGAATACAAAGAAAATGAAGAATTGCGGGAAAGCACAATCGGGAAAAAGCTTGGGGTGAGCAGAACTCCGGTGAGAGAGGCGTTAAGACAGCTTGAACTGGAGGGACTTGTAAAAATCGTACCAAACAAAGGCGCATATGTGACCGGAATTACAGGGAAAGATGTGAAGGATATCTATTTGGTACGCTCCCTCCTGGAAGGACTTTGCGCCAGATGGGCGACCGAGCATATTACAGAAGAACAGATAGAAAAACTAGAAGAGATTGTTTTACTCTCAGAATTTCATGCAAACAAAAATCAAAAAGAAAAATCGG comes from Coprococcus phoceensis and encodes:
- a CDS encoding Uma2 family endonuclease, translated to MPLLKTKLYTIDDIYALPDGKRAELLDGRIYDMAPPSPLHQELVAVLTTSLQNYIAKKHGNCKVYPAPFAVFIKEDDSNYVEPDISLVCDHNKISNRGCEGAPDFIIEIVSPSSRKMDYSTKNALYADAGVREYWIVDPARERTTIYRYEEDVAPVIIPFGDTIKLKVYEDFQICISDLLK
- a CDS encoding 2-isopropylmalate synthase, giving the protein MENRKVFMNQHNNLLELEEHMYPLVDVETPNIFRNLFPYDEIPKIAFNDRIVPHHMPDEIWITDTTFRDGQQSRAPYSTEQIVTLYDYFHRLGGPKGKIRQCEFFLYSKKDRDAVYKCMERGYEFPEVTSWIRASKKDFQLVKDIGMKETGILVSCSDYHIFYKLNMTRRQAMEHYLSIVRECLEIGVSPRCHLEDITRSDIYGFVIPFCLELMKLREEYQIPVKVRVCDTMGYGVNYPGAVIPRSIPGIIYGLMVHAGVPSELIEFHGHNDFYKAVSNSTTAWLYGASGVNCSLFGIGERTGNTPLEAMVFEYAQLRGTLDGMDTTVITEMVEYYEKEIGYRVPSRTPFVGKNFNVTRAGIHADGLLKNEEIYNIFDTDKFLNRPVLVAVSNTSGLAGIAHWINAYYKLKGDRAIDKNSPLVAKVKEWVDAEYESGRVTVLTDDELVRVITDACHELQIIL
- a CDS encoding GntR family transcriptional regulator; the protein is MEEYQEYSLRGRVFQKIRDGILKGEYKENEELRESTIGKKLGVSRTPVREALRQLELEGLVKIVPNKGAYVTGITGKDVKDIYLVRSLLEGLCARWATEHITEEQIEKLEEIVLLSEFHANKNQKEKSGQVVELDGKFHEVLYEASNSRILEHVLSDFHKYVQMARQASVTREHRAEKSIKEHKEILEAIKQKDADKAEQLANEHILKVMQNLNIEA